A genomic segment from Tuwongella immobilis encodes:
- the mnmA gene encoding tRNA 2-thiouridine(34) synthase MnmA — MARVVLAMSGGVDSSVSAVLLKQQGHEVIGLFMRTGVHTPEPTCDTTPDPKAHKKGCCSAVDAGDARRVADRLDIPFYALDFEDDFGRIIDYFTDEYLAGRTPNPCVMCNNWLKFGKLWSFGKQLDADYIATGHYAQVLRGPTGDAQLHRGADPEKDQSYVLHGIRRKLLDKLLFPVGGFRKEEIRAMARDAGLNVAQKPDSVEICFVPDNDHAGLIRRRVPERIQPGEFVDRQGHVLGKHDGIEAFTIGQRKGLGVATGSRRYVLEIIPESRQVVLGDADELLAPGLEASRINWLIDIPESGLRCEIKIRYRHTPAPGTITATPTGGAIVQFDEPQSAITPGQAVVFYDGPRVLGGGWIEHALPPA; from the coding sequence ATGGCACGGGTCGTGCTGGCGATGAGTGGTGGGGTGGATAGCTCGGTCTCGGCAGTGTTGCTCAAGCAGCAAGGCCACGAGGTCATCGGCCTATTCATGCGAACCGGCGTGCATACCCCCGAACCAACCTGCGACACCACGCCCGATCCCAAAGCCCACAAAAAGGGCTGCTGCTCCGCCGTCGATGCCGGAGACGCCCGCCGAGTCGCCGACCGGCTGGATATCCCCTTCTACGCGCTCGATTTCGAAGACGATTTCGGCCGCATCATCGATTATTTCACCGACGAATATCTGGCCGGCCGCACGCCCAATCCCTGCGTGATGTGCAATAACTGGCTCAAATTCGGCAAATTGTGGTCGTTCGGCAAACAACTCGATGCCGACTACATCGCCACCGGACACTACGCCCAAGTCCTCCGCGGACCAACCGGCGACGCCCAACTGCATCGCGGCGCAGACCCGGAGAAAGATCAGTCGTATGTGCTGCACGGCATCCGACGCAAACTGCTCGACAAACTTCTGTTCCCCGTCGGCGGATTCCGCAAAGAAGAAATCCGCGCCATGGCCCGTGACGCAGGACTCAACGTCGCCCAAAAGCCCGATAGCGTCGAAATCTGCTTCGTGCCCGATAACGATCACGCCGGCCTGATCCGCCGCCGCGTTCCCGAACGCATCCAACCCGGCGAATTCGTCGATCGCCAAGGACACGTTCTCGGCAAACACGACGGCATCGAAGCATTCACCATCGGCCAACGCAAAGGACTCGGTGTCGCGACCGGCTCCCGACGCTACGTCCTGGAAATTATCCCCGAATCTCGCCAAGTCGTCCTGGGCGACGCCGACGAACTCCTCGCACCCGGCCTCGAAGCCTCACGCATCAACTGGCTCATCGACATCCCCGAATCCGGCCTGCGCTGCGAAATCAAAATCCGCTACCGACACACCCCCGCCCCCGGCACCATCACCGCCACCCCCACCGGCGGCGCGATCGTCCAGTTCGACGAACCTCAATCCGCCATCACCCCCGGCCAAGCCGTCGTCTTCTACGACGGCCCCCGAGTCCTCGGCGGCGGCTGGATCGAACACGCCCTCCCCCCCGCATAA
- a CDS encoding DUF1559 family PulG-like putative transporter yields the protein MNRRNGLTLIELLVVLAILALLIGLLLPSVQKVREAAARMHSMNNLKQINLGLQHYLTSHSGKIPAIFEQPEPNTLNSLWFTLMPYINNGTIYHSYQNDPDQLVKEFISPADPTVRRVSWKTYVRSDDYRGDCSYAANAQCFGFNAAIQQITDGTSQTYSFGERYATCRNIAVYWAIHRGNMILGKDRSATFADNKIRYPDGQMTSGQFDAYPIMKGTPPRLGCSHGAYTYQLAPRPSDCEYYLAQTPHPAGMLTAMFDGSVRTTAPNVSEFVFWATVTPAGGEILE from the coding sequence ATGAATCGGCGAAATGGACTCACCCTCATCGAGCTTCTCGTCGTCTTGGCGATATTGGCATTGTTGATTGGTCTGCTATTGCCTTCCGTTCAGAAAGTGCGAGAAGCTGCCGCGCGAATGCACTCCATGAACAATCTCAAGCAAATCAACCTCGGTTTGCAGCATTATCTCACCTCACATTCTGGCAAAATCCCTGCGATCTTTGAACAACCCGAACCGAACACATTGAATTCTCTCTGGTTTACATTGATGCCGTATATTAACAATGGAACGATTTATCACAGCTATCAGAATGATCCGGATCAGCTGGTGAAAGAATTCATTAGCCCGGCCGATCCAACGGTGCGACGCGTTTCTTGGAAGACTTATGTCCGTTCCGATGACTATCGCGGTGATTGTTCCTACGCCGCGAATGCCCAATGTTTTGGCTTCAACGCCGCGATCCAACAAATCACCGATGGTACCTCACAAACCTATTCGTTTGGCGAACGATATGCGACCTGTCGAAACATCGCTGTTTATTGGGCTATTCATCGAGGAAATATGATCTTAGGAAAAGATCGGAGTGCAACATTTGCAGATAACAAAATTCGTTATCCCGACGGTCAGATGACTTCCGGTCAATTCGACGCCTATCCGATCATGAAAGGCACGCCTCCGCGACTTGGGTGCAGCCACGGTGCGTACACCTATCAACTGGCCCCAAGGCCGAGCGATTGCGAATATTACTTGGCCCAAACTCCGCACCCCGCAGGGATGCTCACGGCCATGTTTGATGGAAGTGTGCGAACCACCGCGCCGAACGTCTCGGAATTCGTCTTCTGGGCCACTGTCACTCCCGCCGGCGGCGAAATTTTGGAATAA
- a CDS encoding DUF1501 domain-containing protein, whose translation MLHVSMGQAGTNCAGMSRRSAIRAGLFGATGLSLAGLLRAEATSPKPTNQPEKSVILIWLDGGPSQLETYDPKPGAPVEVRGPFGAISTKLPGVQVSELMPHTAKRLDQVSIIRSLAHGTGDHFAGGHWMTTGRFGATTANKDIKSPSMGSVITHVKGGIAPDMPPYVGLPAAQTIYLYPGYMGAAYLGNHLEPFQVNREASYLGVDDGRRVSSPPWLKNFGKERASLLSDRQSLLTQIDQFRRDLDASRMAENLDQYQQRAIEMILSGKARTAFDFDQENPRLADRYGSSPWARYTMMARRLVEAGVRFVTVDMPHWDDHSNLERGHGRKVRVVDQAVGALLDDLQDRGLLETTIVLVMGEFGRTPRINKGLPNDPVPGRDHWGAAISAMIAGGGIPRGVVVGKTNDKAEYPTDRALAPGNLLATVYHHLGIDLNLSFKDHTGRPVPILDENEPIAELI comes from the coding sequence ATGCTACACGTTTCCATGGGTCAAGCCGGTACCAACTGCGCGGGCATGAGCCGCCGCTCCGCCATTCGCGCGGGATTGTTCGGCGCAACGGGGCTAAGCCTTGCCGGGCTACTGCGAGCCGAAGCGACATCGCCCAAGCCCACCAATCAACCGGAGAAATCCGTCATTCTCATCTGGTTGGATGGCGGCCCCAGCCAACTCGAAACGTATGACCCCAAGCCCGGTGCGCCGGTCGAAGTGCGCGGCCCATTCGGAGCGATTTCCACCAAGCTCCCGGGTGTGCAGGTCAGCGAATTGATGCCGCACACCGCCAAGCGGCTCGACCAAGTGTCGATCATTCGCTCGCTCGCCCACGGCACCGGCGACCACTTCGCTGGCGGACACTGGATGACCACCGGCCGATTCGGTGCCACCACCGCCAACAAAGACATCAAATCGCCGTCGATGGGATCGGTCATCACCCATGTGAAAGGCGGAATCGCCCCGGATATGCCGCCCTATGTCGGGCTACCCGCCGCACAGACCATCTACTTGTATCCCGGCTACATGGGTGCAGCGTATCTGGGCAACCACCTCGAACCGTTCCAGGTCAACCGCGAAGCGAGTTATCTGGGGGTTGATGATGGCCGACGGGTCAGTTCTCCGCCGTGGCTCAAGAATTTCGGCAAAGAACGGGCCTCGCTGCTGAGCGATCGGCAATCGCTGCTGACGCAGATTGACCAATTCCGCCGCGATCTCGACGCCAGCCGCATGGCCGAGAATCTCGATCAATATCAGCAACGGGCCATTGAGATGATCCTCAGTGGCAAAGCCCGCACCGCGTTTGATTTCGATCAAGAAAATCCGCGACTGGCCGACCGCTACGGCAGCAGCCCCTGGGCACGCTACACGATGATGGCCCGCCGATTGGTCGAAGCCGGCGTGCGATTTGTCACCGTGGATATGCCCCACTGGGACGATCATAGCAATCTGGAACGGGGACATGGCCGCAAGGTTCGCGTCGTCGATCAGGCCGTGGGAGCGCTGCTGGACGATCTTCAAGACCGTGGCTTGCTGGAGACCACCATCGTGCTGGTGATGGGCGAATTTGGCCGCACACCACGCATCAACAAAGGCTTACCCAACGATCCGGTGCCCGGCCGCGATCACTGGGGGGCCGCCATCAGCGCAATGATCGCCGGCGGCGGAATTCCGCGCGGTGTCGTCGTCGGCAAAACCAACGACAAAGCCGAGTATCCGACCGATCGCGCGCTTGCACCGGGCAATCTGCTGGCAACCGTCTATCATCATTTGGGCATCGATCTAAATCTGTCGTTCAAAGATCACACCGGGCGACCTGTCCCGATTTTGGACGAGAATGAGCCAATCGCTGAATTGATCTAA